The sequence below is a genomic window from Pseudomonas cannabina.
GTCATCATTGATAAGCACCATAAGCATACGCTCACCGAACCGGGTGAACAGCGTCCTTAAGTCGATCTCCGTATCTTCGCGAATCGCCAGCTCGGAGACTGCGTCGGCGAGGTGCGCTGTCGCAAGCCTGTTGACCACCGCAATGAACAGTTCTTCCTTGGAAGGGAAGTAGCTGTAGATCGTTGCTTTAGAGCCGCCCATGCGTTTGGTGACTTCATTCATCGAAGCGCGCTCGTAGCCCATTTCAAGAAAGACGCTTGCAGCCGCATCGATAATGGCTTCGCGGCGAGCTTCAGTACGCACCTTCATTGATATCCTCAATCCCTTAGTGAACCGTTCGGTACAGTAATCACAAAATTCTCTAGACTGGAACTGAACCGTTCGGTACGATTTCAGCCGGTTGCGTGGAGCTTACTGGAAAAGGAGGCCCAGATAAATGCCGATAGAGGGATGCTCCTTTAATTCTGCCAATTGACACGTGTTCAACGATGGAGTGAACAGGTCCATGAACATCATCGATTTCAAGAAACCCGTTAAAAGCTCCCTTCGTGGAAATACGTCAGCAGCACCGGTGCTCGAGAAAGTACTGACCGTGATCCTGAAAACCGACGTTCCTGTGCTCATGGGCATCTGCAGCGATGGTTTGCGCAGTAACAGCCTGATCCTGGGCGGTGAGTTCCACGGCGAGTTCATCAGCGGTACGGTACTTTCCGGCGGCAGTAACTCGCTTGTCGAGTTGTCATCCGAACTCGCCTTTCTGGACACTCGTTTTACGCTCATTACCCGACTGGGCGAACTGATCAACGTTGAAAGCAGGGGCGTGTTGTGCATGGATGAAGCCGGGCAGCAAGAACTGCAGAACGGCGTCTGGCCAATCAGCGAAGGCCATTATCAATGCACGTGTACGCCTCGCTTTCGGGTTTCCCTGGGCCCTAAGGAGGCGCTGATTTATTCGATTTTTCGTCCCTGCAACGCTCTGGAGGCCTTGATTTATCTGGGGGCAACAGCTGGGTTTTAGAATAAATCAGCGTCTCCCTAATGAATGGCTGGAAAAAAGCGCCTTCATCGGCAAGATCGACTACATCCATGCCAATGAAACCTTGATCAGCTTTTATAGAATGAAGTGCTGATTCCAGCAATGGCAAACAGTGCGCGCCTGAACTCATCGTTCAGGCGCTGAAGCCGGCCAACTAGAACGTGACGCTGGCGCTGAGGCGCGCAGTGCGGGGTTCACCGACGTTGACCTGCAGCTGGCTACCGGTGCTGGACGGGTAATACTGTTTGTCGAACAGGTTATCGACGTTCAATTGCAGACGTGTCTTGTAGCCCGCCATCGGCACGTCCCAGCGCAGGAACGCATCGGCCACGGTGTAGCTGCTCATGTAGAACGTATTGGCGGCGTCGCCAGCCCGCTCGCCAACGTAGCGTGCGCCGCCGCCGGCGTGCCAGTCGCCGAGTCCGGACGGAACTTGCAGGTGATGAGTGAGGTACAGGCTGGCGGTGTGTTTCGGCGCCTGACTCAAACGATTGCCCTTGGTTTCAGGGTCATCGAGCACTTCGGTGTGCGTGTAGGCGTAGGTGCCGATCATGTCCCAGCGCTCTGCGATACGGCCGGTCACGTCCAGTTCCACGCCCTGCGAGCCGACTTTGCCAGCCGCTTCGCTGACGCCGGTAACGCCGGTGGCAGTCTCGACGTTTTTCTTTTCGATGTCGAACACGGCGAGGTTGACGTTGAGCTCCGGTGCCAGCGCATATTTGGCGCCGACTTCGTAACTGCGGCCCTCTTCAGGGTCGAACGTTGTGCCGTCGTCGTTCACGTCTTCGTTGGGCACGAACGAGCGGCTGTAGTTGCCGTACAGCGAAAGATCGTCGTTGACCTTGAACACCAGGCCTGCCATCGGCAGGAAGATATCGTCATTTTTGTCCAGGTTGGTGTCGCGGCTGGCACCCATTCCCTGCGCGATATACTGGTCATAGTGCTGATAGCGGCCACCGAGGACCAGAATCCAGCGGTCGTTAAGGTGCCAGTTATCCTTGATATACAGCGACGTGGACGTCAGCTGATTGCTGAGGTTGCTGGTGGCCCGATTGACAGTGCTCGGTTCGGCCAGGCTGCCATAGCTGGGCGAAAAAATATTGAAACCGCCCTGAATCGCATTGCGATAGGTCTTGCCGCGATACTTGTCGGAGTCTTCCTGCTCGGCACCGATCAACAGATCATGTTGCTGGCCCAGAATGTCCTGCTTGCCGATGAAGTCCCAGCTGGCATAACGCGTTTCGTAATCATAATGACCGCCATTGGCCTGGCGACGCAGCACACCGCTGCTGGACAGGGTGCTGGGCTGAGCGATCGAAAGGCTGTAACGGTCGTTGTTCCAGCCGTAGGTGAGGCGGGTTTTCCAGTCGTCGCTGAGCTGGTACTCGAACCGTGCGGTCGCTGTTTCGCTGATGCCGACCGTGTTGGCCCATTTTTCGTCCAGCCGCTTTTTATAGCTGATATCGGCCGGATGACCGTTAGTGAAGACGGTGCCGCGGTCGAACGGGCTGATGTAATCGTTGTATTCATAGGCCAGCGTCAGGCTGGCGCGTTCGCCGGTCCATGACAGGGAAGGGGCGATCAGGGTGTGTTGATCAACGCCATAGTTGCGCCAGTAATCTTCGCTCTGACGTTCGGCCACCAGGCGGTAGGCCAGCCCCGAGTCGCCCAGCGGGCCGGTGGTGTCGACGCCAAAGCTGCCGCCGCCTTCGCTGTAGGCGGAACCACTCAGGGTGGTGCTTTGCACATATTGCGGCTGCTTGCTGATCACGTTGATCACGCCGCCCGGTTCCATCGCGCCGTAAAGCAGCGAGGCCGGGTCCTTGAGCACCTCGACACGCTCGGTGGTCGCGCCAAAGTTTTTCGACACCACCGAGCGCACACCGTCGCGCAGGATCGAGCCATCATCGTTGGTGCCAAAGCCGCGCTTGACCAGCGAGTCCTTGGTATTGCCCAGCGTGTTGCCTTGACTGACGCCGCTGACGAATTTCATGGCGTCGTCCAGCGAGCGCACGTTGTAATCGGCAATGGTCTGCGGCGTCACGACGTTGACCGACTGAGCTTCCTCCTTGATCGGCACATCGCTCTTGCTAGCGGTGCTGTTGCTCCTGGCGCTGTAGCCTTCCTGGCTTTCGGTGGCCGCAGCAGAAACCTGAGTGGCGGGCAACGTAGCGGTTTCTGCGGCGTTGACCAGGCCGCTGGACAGCATGGCCAGCGACATCGCGGACAGCAGGAAAGGGCCTTTAGGGCGAATGCGGTGGGAGGAGGTGCTCAAGGAAGGTGCTCTGTCAGGACGTTAATAGCAATAATTGTAATTTGATATTGATTCTCATGTAAATAAATGATTCTTTCTGTGTCCGCTTTCATTGGCCGTCGTAGCCGGCAAGAATGGTCCCGACCACTGCGCCGTTCAGCAGAGCCACAAAAAACAGCACAGTCTTTGAGTGAGGGCTGGCAGATTACTGTTCCATGCCTGGCGCTGTCTAACCGGCGTTCTGCTGCGCCTGATCGTGTGTGCTGACCTGTGGCGATGAAGCCGGAGCATTGAGTAGCGCCTGAATGGCCCGGCCATAGGCGGGTTGCCCGAGTTGCATGCTGTTGTTGTGCGTGCCGCCCGGTATCAGCAACAGTTTTTTCGGCTCCCTGGCCGCTTCGAACAGTTGCTCGCTGAAGCGCGAGGGCACGTACCTGTCGTTGGTGCCATGGACGATCAGTACCGGCATGTGAATGTCGGCGATCTTGTCCAGCGAGTCGAATTTTTGTGACAGCAGCCAGCGTACCGGCAGCGATGTGTTGGCCAGCGCGGTGGCGACGTCGGCCAGATTGGTGAAGGTCGACTCTATGATCAGCCCACGGGCCTGAAGCTGCGTGGGGGCTTTTTCGGCATCCTGGCCCAGCTCGGCAGCCAGATCCACGGCGACCGCACCGCCCAGCGAATGTCCGTAGATCAGTCTGCGTTGCGGGTCGGGCTGCAACTGCTTCAGACGTTCCCAGGCAATGCGCGCATCCTCATAAACGGATTTCTCGGACGGTAGCTGGCCCATGCTTTGGCCGAACCCTCGGTAATCGATGGCCAGTACCGAAAAGCCTTGCGCCTTGAGTTGCTGGATTCGGAACAGCTGGCCGGTCAGGTTCCAGCGTGAACCGTGCAGGTACAGCACGGCGGGGGCATGCTTGTCTGCCGCTGGCCACCACCACGCATGAATGTTCTGCGATGTCCCGAATGTCGGCGTACTGAGTTCGATCTCCTGCACATCGTCGGGCAGCCCGCTGTACCAGCTGGCAGTGCCGGGTTCGATGCGAAACACCAGCTCTCGTTCTTTATGTTCGAG
It includes:
- a CDS encoding TetR/AcrR family transcriptional regulator, with translation MKVRTEARREAIIDAAASVFLEMGYERASMNEVTKRMGGSKATIYSYFPSKEELFIAVVNRLATAHLADAVSELAIREDTEIDLRTLFTRFGERMLMVLINDDKALAVYRMVVAESGHSDIGMMFYDSGPRECLQTVTSLMTLAMQQGQLRDTDPHIAALQLTSLLTAETDIRLYQQAPMPLSIEQIRAMVERAVDTFMAGMEKR
- a CDS encoding TonB-dependent siderophore receptor, coding for MSLAMLSSGLVNAAETATLPATQVSAAATESQEGYSARSNSTASKSDVPIKEEAQSVNVVTPQTIADYNVRSLDDAMKFVSGVSQGNTLGNTKDSLVKRGFGTNDDGSILRDGVRSVVSKNFGATTERVEVLKDPASLLYGAMEPGGVINVISKQPQYVQSTTLSGSAYSEGGGSFGVDTTGPLGDSGLAYRLVAERQSEDYWRNYGVDQHTLIAPSLSWTGERASLTLAYEYNDYISPFDRGTVFTNGHPADISYKKRLDEKWANTVGISETATARFEYQLSDDWKTRLTYGWNNDRYSLSIAQPSTLSSSGVLRRQANGGHYDYETRYASWDFIGKQDILGQQHDLLIGAEQEDSDKYRGKTYRNAIQGGFNIFSPSYGSLAEPSTVNRATSNLSNQLTSTSLYIKDNWHLNDRWILVLGGRYQHYDQYIAQGMGASRDTNLDKNDDIFLPMAGLVFKVNDDLSLYGNYSRSFVPNEDVNDDGTTFDPEEGRSYEVGAKYALAPELNVNLAVFDIEKKNVETATGVTGVSEAAGKVGSQGVELDVTGRIAERWDMIGTYAYTHTEVLDDPETKGNRLSQAPKHTASLYLTHHLQVPSGLGDWHAGGGARYVGERAGDAANTFYMSSYTVADAFLRWDVPMAGYKTRLQLNVDNLFDKQYYPSSTGSQLQVNVGEPRTARLSASVTF
- a CDS encoding alpha/beta hydrolase — its product is MPISPLARFKARPLRWIAVAAIILGLPVGCSVLEHKERELVFRIEPGTASWYSGLPDDVQEIELSTPTFGTSQNIHAWWWPAADKHAPAVLYLHGSRWNLTGQLFRIQQLKAQGFSVLAIDYRGFGQSMGQLPSEKSVYEDARIAWERLKQLQPDPQRRLIYGHSLGGAVAVDLAAELGQDAEKAPTQLQARGLIIESTFTNLADVATALANTSLPVRWLLSQKFDSLDKIADIHMPVLIVHGTNDRYVPSRFSEQLFEAAREPKKLLLIPGGTHNNSMQLGQPAYGRAIQALLNAPASSPQVSTHDQAQQNAG